ccctggcgttcggatgtgctgggatttcaccgtaattcattcaaattcattcattgagaaaacgtgcatttgcccgattaatcgttacaccctTAATAttagtcatgtgaccttttaagtcattccagttgcctgccgccatcttgagaaGCTACCTATTACTAGTtggctactgacaagcattggctagcttgctacgatttacggatttcttatcttttactgtctatgattcttacggATAAGGAaaatggctacgaaagacaacatttcgcacctcgactgtcatgaaaagaaacgctactttaaaaaaatatcttggttagggtgtgatgcctacttGATCCCTGATGCATTCTTCCAGCAACTGTCCGCTGCTACCaaactaccactatttttacaactATTTTTCACAACACTAAGGCGcctcgacacaacatgaaactttggtCGAAGTATCACCTGCATCTCTACCCATGAACGCAAGCactgagaacattgtttgtgtacacagagtttacttaAAAGAAAGGTTTAGAACAACTGACTTTGCTGTTATGTTGTCTGCTTGTCATCTTTGCCAGACATACAGAATCGATTTCcgaatgcgaatgaatgaatctcatctctttttcaactagaaggtcaatattgtttttcacttgcgacaaaacaacaaattatccgtgcatttatatggaactatgctttaggagcaaTCCATCTTTTCACTCCTCCCTCCTCACGTCGCATTCGGAGATTGATACCtcttgactggcaagatggcggcgAGTGGACACCAAAAgaaccaaagtcagttgttcaaaaccttctttttagtaaactctgtgtacacaaacagtgttctcaatgctcaagttcatgtgtagagacacaggtgatacttcgagcaaagtttcatgttgtgtcgagccttcttagtgttgtaaaaatagagattttgatgctcacaacataaggcatagcttctagttcttttgcaattacttcaggtactcaaaatggcagaagacaagtttgagatgtgagtgacgtcagctgatattcatgaatatggAACTTCAAATGGCTCCCCTATaattacgagccagtgaacgacttttagtgctatttagcaccgtttgatTTTAGAGTGCATTGCAAGTTGCTTTTGATAAAAGTGTCTACCCAAACACATACATGcataaatgcacacaaaatAACTCTAACTTCTGCACTTGACTATGGCAGAGACAACAAGAAGTTTACTATTGTATCTTTGAAAAGCTTTCTAAGTATTGCAGAGAAAAGCAGTCTTATAAAAAAGGGTAAGATCTTCAAACTTACAGTTTATATTACTCTTTGTGTGGGATGGGGTATCTGGTGCACTGATCTGAGAAGCATTATGACAGACATGTCCATCAGTTTGACCCAGGCTTCCTTTCCTGGTTTGAAGGTCAGGAGAACCTGGCACGGGAGTACTGGTTCTTACAGGAGAACATTTACATTTGCAGCTATTCTCTGTAGAAGTTGTGAATGAGGTACAAACATAGTCATCCTCATCCATCTTCCCTGTAACCGAAGGTGGAGTGTACATATCACTTTTCTCTGTGATTCCAAGATAGTGCTGGAAATCGGGAGGAATAAAAGACCTAGCAAGAGGTTGAACATCGTTCTCTTCTGATGAACGCGATGGTCTAGTCTGAATGTTCCCCTCTTTGTCTTGCAGAGAATATTCTGTGGGTGTTTTTGGCAGGGTGTCGCTAGATTCTTGTGTTTTCTTGGATGGTGGCAGATTGTTTTCTGTTGTGTTCTTCACCTGGTGAAGATTGGGAGTCTGTGACGTTTTGGACTGAAGATGGCTGACGTCTTGGCTTTGCTCCTCAACATCGGTGTTAATAGAAAACATGCTGGAGGCACGTCGAATTGAATTGGTTTTAACATTCAGACGGCCTTTCCCTCTGCTTTTTCTCTGTTGAGGTTGTGATTCTTGACCTATAGAGGGTTTAGGTGGTGTTATGTGTTTTACAGAAGTCTGAACGGGATGAGACACGCCATGGGAGATTGCTTCATCCGAGTCTACATTTGACGAGCTGCTTTTTGATCCAGATTCTTGTCTTGTAGTATCTCTTCTCTTTGCAGAAGCATTAAGTGCAGCTTGTTTGGTATTGGTCTGGCTCTCAGAAAGTTTAACAGGAATGCTTCTCTCTGattgtttattgtacatttttaCTTGCGCATGTGAAGTTGCGTCTATAAAGGAATCTGTCTCTTTGGATGTACCGACTGATTTGCTATGCTTTTTCGGTTGGTCAAAAGTTCTCTGAATTCCACTTTTAGAAACTGGTGAGGTTTGTCCCGTTTGGTTTTTAGGTGATCCTCCCCAGAAGTCTCTGAGATTTTTAAATTGTGAAGTACTCATACCGTCTATCACAGCTGGCTTACCTTTCTGTAAAGTATGCATGGAGAAACCAGAGGATAGACTGCCTTTATCATTAGTATCATCctcaaaaacatcatcaaattcagtacctactgtagTCAGATCAAACTCAGACTTTGTAAATCTTTTGTTCAACTTAGCAGTAGAAGCCATTGAGGAATTACTCTTTTGAGCCGAtgtctttttttcattttcccAGAAGGACTTGAGTTGTTTGATCTTGTCCACCATGTTTTCTTGCTGCTTAGCACGAGGGAATGGAGTTGGCCTTGGCCTTGGTGGAGTAGTAGATTTTGTTTCTAATACTTTAGGTGCGGCGCAATCCCCATCACTATTGTTTATGCTAACAGTGCCTCTTTCAATGTCTTGATGCGCCAACAAAGATCCACTATCAagggatgatgatgatgattttaaatgtggaaCAGAGGTAGCGCATTTGTCAGTGGAAGAGCTTGAGAGTATTTGGTCTTTTTTTGGATTGGAATAGATCAGTTGGGAAACTTTCGAGTCACCTGTAACATTGGGAACGGACTGGATTGTGTTTGTACTCACGACATCCTTGAACTCTGATACTTCCACAACACTCACTGTCTCATTTCTTTGATGTTCTGGAGATCTCAAGTTCTTCTCTAGTTCATCTTTCCTTTGGTCATTCCCACCTTTATTTGACTCTGTGCTGACATCAAGTGTGAGAGGTTCATTTTTAGCAGGTACATTTGATCTACCGATCAAAATCTTTGGACCAGTGTTTTCCTTCTCCCAGAATGATTTTAGAGAATCAAGTTTTGGTCTTTGATCTTCTTTAACACTTGTTCTCTCTTTGGGTTGAAGAACTTTGATAACATTAGTTTCAAGTTCAACTTTGGGTTCTTCTCTTGTCTCATGCCTGATAAAAGAGTCTTCCTTATTTTCATCTGGAGTCCAAAATACATTATCATCTGACTCAGTGACAGTGTTTGGGATGTCTGTAAAAGTAAAGTTAGTTGGAGGGTTCATAATGGGAGAATGTTTATGAGTGGACTCAGATCTTCTCCGTGGTTTGGGAGTAGTTGGACGTGCTTCGTCAATACTTTTCTCGTGTCCCCAGTTTGTCCCTTGTAAAAATATGGAATCAACTTCTGACGAATTCTCTTCACTTTGGCGTGGCATGATCAGGTACACATTCTCCCTTGTTTTGACTTTCAAATTAGCTGCATCCTCCAAGTCTATGTCATCAATTTTAGTGTCCTCCTCCGTGTCCTGATTACTCTCCACATCAAGCATATCACTGCTGTCTGAGCTTCTGCTGAACCACTCAAGAACTTTGGTGATGGATTTTCCATGTTCAGCACTAGGAGTGTGAATGGGTGAATATGTTGCAACAGCTGGTTGTGATTCAAATGAATTATTAGTAtttcgttttatattaaatgcaGACGGGCTGCTCTCAAGCTCAAGATCAGTAGAAGAATTTGCCTTCTTGGAAGAATCTGCTATGTTGAAGGAACTGGAAAATTGTTGATCTGTAAAAGAAGCAGTGTACTCCTGAATGACCAAAGCAGAATCTAAGCATGTCAAACTTCAAATAAAtacttaatttaaataaaaacttaatttaCATCTTACATCTTTACGAatacattaaagggatactccagcccAATCAAActctcaagcaatccgagatacatatgtccatcagtAGTAAGCGTTTGTTGCCATAGGTACGTTGCACAGTGACCAAGATGGCTTTGTTATCAGatgctagttattatagtttataaagtttaaaatattaatatttttcttaaaattgtgTGGATTAcgtctgtgaaggatggatgcactttttgggttCAAAGTCAGACGTTATTCCCTGATTTCTGTTTTCTCCCATAGCTTGGAAAAGCAacgacatttactaaaataactccaaatatgttcgtctgaaagatgatgaaCATACGTATCTCAGATTGGTTGAGGGTGAGtacatcatggggtaattttgatatttggctggagtatcgctttaacacatcattttttaataaactttcaaGGTTATAGATCATACCAACAGCATGCCCAAGATGTTCTTCTGCTCTTGTCATCTGCACATTTGGTAAGACGATCATGTGACTCTCGACAGTCTCAGATCTTTGCTGTGAAGGTTGGGAAGCAGTCATCACATCCAGTGCTTGTATAGTGTTGGTGGTCCTTGCATTCTCATGAGAAGAAGTCTCCATAATTTCATCAGATATCTTTTGATCCCCACGTTCTATACTTGATGACAGAGGAAGACAATTATATGTATTTCTTTGCGGTTTCAAACTGTCTTCCACTTTCTTGTCATCATCTACTCTTGAGATTGAGTTCAGACTCGGACGCTTTTGTATTTTCTCTGTCTCCTGTATGTCCTGAGAAAGGTTCGTCATTTGCGACTGGCTTATTACTGGTAAACGTGACTTTGGCACCTTCGACAGTGAGGGGCACTTGGGTGGCTCTTCGCTTAGTGATCTCCTATTTGGTTCCTCCCTACTGTCCAAAATACTTCTACGCTCCTCAGAGTCCTTTTCTTGATAATTGTTTTGGTGAACATTATTCAGAATTGGCTGTGGCAGCTGGCTCTTAACGGTGGACTCGCAGGAGCTATTTTTGAGGATACCTCTTGGCGCAGGAGTTCTGATAGCGGAGTCCTCTGTGGTGGTCACGCTCTTGGTGGAAGTACTCTGGGTTGACATACTTTGGCTGGACACAGAGCTGGCACTGTCAGATAAAGAGCCCTGGGGTTTGAAGATTTTGGTCCTCTTCATCGGCACTGGCTTTTGACGAGGGGTTATGTTGGGCACGATGTTAGAGAACTCATTATTTTCAGCGTGGTTTGGTTCCTGAggttttactgtaaatgttacaaattaaaaacagtTTGCTCTTACTGTATACATACTACAGTAAAAAACACCACCAACCTTCTGAATCAAAGGCTTTATCAGCAGATGATGTCCTGAGTTCAGATTCACTGGTAAACAGACTACCTGTCTCTTCAAAGTCCGGCTCCACTGGAATACCGTTGAATGGGTTGTGCCTCGGCTGGAGCAAAAAATGACACCATGTTATATTTCTATATCTAGCACATTATAATATTCATTACACTATTAAGAAAgagcacatacagtacatacctTAGATGGTGATCTCATGCATCTGTTTAGACTTTCTTCCTCGACCTCTGGTGTACTATCCTGGTTTACCCTGGTTTTGACAGGACAGTATTGCAACAACAAACATACTTTATAACTGTAACCTATTTATGTTATAAGTGCTGCTTCAGAGATTTCCTCCCGTTCTACCACACATCCCACAATAACTTGGATGAACTGAAACCTTCCCAAAGTTCATTAAGTACATTGTGCAAACATCTTTGTTGACGTTGTCGTGTCAAGATCTTAAAATCTTAAAGGACACACGCCTGTAAAACACACAATTACCACATGGGAAAGGTGGAGGTTGCATACGCAAACCAAAGATATTGGCAAGCATGAgttattactttaatattgtcCTGTATAAATACAGGGATCAATGAGTCACACGATACCAACAGCTGCTATGTACTCCTTAATCCTTAAAGTATCTACTTGCAGACTATAAGTGACTACACATACAGTGTAGGATTATAACAGCCAGACAGGATTAAATATAGATTTTGTGCTTTTGAACATAAAATTTAAGCATTACCTCTCCATTGGCTGCTCTGAGATGTCATCgctgttgtttttgttaaagcTACTGGAACTTTTCCCCCATGACCTTGTTAAATAGTCCGCAAGTGCAGATGCAGCTAAAATAGATGTtcatgttaatgtttttttttagcaaggTTTCTGTAAGAGTAAGAGGCATAGTCACCATCAATTGTGGGTTTCTGTTGCTTCATTGATGCTATGATGATGTCTGATCCATGAATTCTGTCCTGATGTCCCTCGGACTTCACGTCGTAAAACCATTCATCTGTCATGTGCTTACGTTTGTCTTCCTCTGGGACCTCTTTCTGCAACTGCCTAGGATTGaattgattgtgtaaaaaatgaagTGTTATCAACAATTCGGGTTAGAAGAAGAAGCAAGTAAAGCTACTTGGTGTACTCAACACTTCAGGTTCTCAAGCATAAAATTTAAGCATTACCTCTCCATTGGCTGCTCTGAGATGTCAACactgttgtttttgttaaagcTGGAACTTTTCCCCCATGACCTTGTTAAATAGTCAGCAAGTGCAGACGCAGCTAAAATAGatgtttatgttaattttttatatacatttatagcAAGGTTTCAGTAAGAGTAAGAGGCATATTCACCATCAATTTTGGGTTTCTGTTGTTGCTTCATTGATGCTATGATGATGTCTGATCCATGAATTCTGTCCTGATGTCTCTGCGGCTTCACTTCGTGAAACCATTCACCTGTCATGTACTTACATTTGTCTTCATCTGGGACCTCTTTCTGCAACTGCCTAGGATTTAATTGGTTGCGTAAAAAATGAAGTGTTACTAACAATTCGGGTTAGAACAAGAAGCAACTTGGTGTACTCAACATTTCAGGTTCTCAAGCATTAAATTTAAGCATTACCTCTCCATTGGCTGCTCTGAGATGTCATCTctgttctttttattaaagCTACTGGAACTTTTCCGCCATGACCTTGTTAAATAGTCAGCAAGTGCAGACGCAGCTAAAATAGATGTTcatgttaatgtttttatacatttatagcAAGGTTTCGTCAAGAGTAAGAGGCATATTCACCATCAATTGTGGATTTCTGTTGCTGCTTCATTGATGCTATGATGATGTCTGATCCATGAATTCTGTCCTGATGTCTCTGCGACTTCACTTCGTAAAACCATTCACCTGTCATGTACTTACGTCTGTCTTCCTCTGGGACCTCTTTCTGCAACTGCCTGAGATTTAATTGGTTGCGGAAAAATGAAAAGTGCAATCAACAATTCGGGGTGGAAGTAAGAAACAAGTTGGTGCACCTCTATGATGCTTTGGACGAATGTCATGTATTACTGTACATTgtccaaaaatattttagcatatcagctataaaataaaaataaaatactgcaATTACCCCACATTCAGGGTATCATTGAGTCTTCTACATGTTCTGTGAACAGATGATTTACAATGATGATACTTCATTATAGCACTTATTAACGTCATGCGACTTCAGTTATGAAATGTTCATCTGAAAAACCCTTCTAAATCTTTAACATACCTTATGGCCAACACAAACATTTCCTGCCTATTAGTTTATAATGTACACTGTGTTCAGTGCTGGCTTTGTTTGCTTTGTAAATACAAAATGTACTATTATGGTTCTCAGGTACTGTCAATGTTCTCAGCTGTACACTGTTAGGCTATTCAGACACTAAGGATTACAAACCTTTGGgctttatcaaatgtttcattaGGGAATATAACCAAAGAGGTATTAACTGTCAGAGATCAttcattatggggtggtttcctggactgAGCTTAGCttagtctcagactaaaatgcatgtttaaccTGCCTtagtataaaaaaaactttcattagCATATCTTTAAGGGACactcgaaaatagtccccttggtaactttcaatagcaggggactattttggggcgctgtgtaatatcattgcgcctgctgcagccatgttacggcaacaaagtccttgattattacgccagaatgagagtatagttcctagccatatctgcctagaaaatcacaacttttaattttctgtcggtcttagtacacaatgtagctacagaagagtcaagttttaaataggaaaaatatccaaactctttgttattttttagcgtgatgctaatggtctaatcagattcaatagattgtgctaagctatgctaaaagtggtagcgccagacccggagatcggctgaatggattccaaaatggtaaaaatcaaatttttcactctaggggagctggaaaatgagcctattttttaaaaaatggagtgtccctttaacatcaGTGCCCTTGTTTTGACTTAAGATGCACACTAGGATTGTTTTTGTGAGgtatgtcctaatataattaaggcctagtcctggattaatctaaaccctgtcttgGAACTGCCCTTATAACTTTAGAGTAACAACCTTAATCAAGAaatatttgcagtaaaaaaaaataattaaattaaaatcatGTGTTTggaaaatatctttattttaaaaggaGAAACTATCTTGGTCAGGTGAAAAGTCAAGACAATTATTCCACAAGTCTGGACTTAATCCTTTTATACAAGGTTGTGTAAGTCTGTGGTTGAAAACAAGCTAATCAACCAGACATGAGCAGATTGTACAATCTTTCTTTCATGTACTATACGTACACAGACTTTCAGTCTccgcacaatttttttttccaaaGTACTAATATTCCAGTATCTCAATTCATCTGGGGTCACAAAAACAGCATGCAGAATtattacactgttaaaaatgaaagttgggttaactttaagtgaaaaacttttttttaaatgttaccaattgaagtaatttgtttaagtagaaccaactttcactttttacagtgtatactaTTTTTGTTTAAACTTGACTTTTTCAGTGATAAACATTTTGTCCCTGCATAATATTTAATAACAGAAATCTATTGGTGGGTGATTCTACAGTGTTGCGCTATCAAAACATTGCTCTGTTTGTTTGATTATCACAGCAAACCCTACATGGCAACATTGCCTCAACCACTGACATGAGTAAACCAGGGAGTCTTTTATTCGCAAACCtgtttaaaaacaattattttgtaAATCTATGTTGATGTTAGTgatgtagaaatgaaacactttaatatttttagATCAAGTATAGCATATGTCTGTGctggctaaagtctcaaaatcttATTTTGCGATAAGGAGCATCAAAGTATGATTTCGCTCaatgatttcactttaatttcaaaccttactcagtcaatattagtGATAGACCAATATATTGCAGTGGCCGATATATGGCCAgatatttgaaaaatgtaaatcatTGGCATTGACCGATACATCTTTCTGTTccttaaaggagtagtccactttaaagatggggTCCATTGACTTTTTATAGTAGGAAAATAATATTATGGTAACTCAATGGGccccatctttaaagtggactactcctttaaatTTGTTGCTTGTAATGAAAAGaagtctgacagacagtaaaatgaccaatcaatcattatttactttttaatgtgaAGTTATGCTATGTTACACACAACAACACTCTGGTGTGCAGCAAAATCTGTCATTCATAGTACATATGATATCTTTCAAGTACTTAAAAAgggtatgtttatatatattgtgaataacaaaagtttatttagTTTCTCTCATTTTAATTGTCTCTTTGTTTCACTCACTCAACTGTTCtcaaactcaacattttaataaataaaaaaaaattaaattatacaaaaagtagtgcttttggttagtagccttagttttttaggtttaattacacagaattcatgataaattcataaaatgtcataaaactggggcccccctggcaccatctcgcggcccccagtttgaaaactaCTGGCCTACACTACTTTCTCAATATCGGTATCAGCATTGGGCATAAAAAACATATCGGTCGACCACTAgaaagatatcaagtttatattttcacagtaaATCACCAAAAACTTTAGCTTGTTTTTTACAGGCATTGTCACAAATGTCATGTCAAGTGCACTACAAGTAAAGaggaaaacaataaaaatctTACTTGATTCGTTCTTCCTCTGATTTCTTCAGTTCAGAGTCTCTATTTAAAACCGCCATGATCATCGCCTGCTCTTCTTCTGTCAGATGGCTCAGGTCTATCATAATGAGGTTGTTTTTAAGTCTCTCACAGTTTGGCAAGACTGATCTTCAGTTAAGTCACTCATGTATTGAGACTCATAGAGTCTGCTCTGGAATCACCTTCATTACACAATGTTAATTGCTGCACCTGTAATACAAACAAAACATCTTTGAAAACTGCAGTGTGACATTTCTGAGCACATCCAATGTTCTTCCAcaactctttctctctctctttcagatcAGAGTTCTCGGTAAGAAAGCAACAACAGCAGAAAACAGGATATTATTcagacatttattaaatgttgaaAAGGGCAACTCAATTTGTAAACTGAATTGACCGTAGTTTGGAATGAAATGTGATTCTTAAGTACGCAATGAAGTTAAGTGAGGATCTATTTAGAGAACTCAGATTAGACTGAACATGTGACGGTCCTGTCAGCTGACCATGTGAAGAGGCATAATTTAGATCAACAACATTTACAAAGAATGATGAACTTTTCCAATGAACATAAGTTGCATAATGCAGACATTTTTAATCATTACTATAATATGCCCTATGTGCTGTGTTTCACCAATgcttttaaagttaaatgtttcaacaaaaacatctgcatcttctgtaaaaaaaaaaaaaagaaaagtgttCTTACATGACTACATGACCATATTCGATGTTTAAGTCAGCTGTGTTTCAAGTTAACTGCGCAAATATTTGCAAACAGCTCACTATTGACTCATGGTCCCACCTTTGGGTCACATGAAATATTAAGGTGTTCAGAACATGTGAATAGTTTACATTTGTAAAGTACTGAATACAGAACAATGTGAACAGAAAATAATCTCTTCTGATGTACAGTAAGCAAAATCAATATATCAAGAACAAACCTTATACAGTATTtgtttaaaactaaaaaacagtacccaaccagttattaaataAGACTGTTCGTAGCAAAttcaatttttaatttaattcaattgaGTAAAATCCTTACTTGggatgcatgaaaacagcatgAAAAGTAATTCTCGTGaaatgcaatatataatgaCTGCAACTTTTCcaagatattttttaaagtaaaatttctTGAGACTTTTGTCTGTTGTCTTCATACTGTACAAAA
This sequence is a window from Misgurnus anguillicaudatus chromosome 24, ASM2758022v2, whole genome shotgun sequence. Protein-coding genes within it:
- the sytl2b gene encoding uncharacterized protein sytl2b isoform X3 translates to MIDLSHLTEEEQAMIMAVLNRDSELKKSEEERIKQLQKEVPEEDRRKYMTGEWFYEVKSQRHQDRIHGSDIIIASMKQQQKSTIDAASALADYLTRSWRKSSSSFNKKNRDDISEQPMERQLQKEVPEEDKRKHMTDEWFYDVKSEGHQDRIHGSDIIIASMKQQKPTIDAASALADYLTRSWGKSSSSFNKNNSDDISEQPMERVNQDSTPEVEEESLNRCMRSPSKPRHNPFNGIPVEPDFEETGSLFTSESELRTSSADKAFDSEVKPQEPNHAENNEFSNIVPNITPRQKPVPMKRTKIFKPQGSLSDSASSVSSQSMSTQSTSTKSVTTTEDSAIRTPAPRGILKNSSCESTVKSQLPQPILNNVHQNNYQEKDSEERRSILDSREEPNRRSLSEEPPKCPSLSKVPKSRLPVISQSQMTNLSQDIQETEKIQKRPSLNSISRVDDDKKVEDSLKPQRNTYNCLPLSSSIERGDQKISDEIMETSSHENARTTNTIQALDVMTASQPSQQRSETVESHMIVLPNVQMTRAEEHLGHAVDQQFSSSFNIADSSKKANSSTDLELESSPSAFNIKRNTNNSFESQPAVATYSPIHTPSAEHGKSITKVLEWFSRSSDSSDMLDVESNQDTEEDTKIDDIDLEDAANLKVKTRENVYLIMPRQSEENSSEVDSIFLQGTNWGHEKSIDEARPTTPKPRRRSESTHKHSPIMNPPTNFTFTDIPNTVTESDDNVFWTPDENKEDSFIRHETREEPKVELETNVIKVLQPKERTSVKEDQRPKLDSLKSFWEKENTGPKILIGRSNVPAKNEPLTLDVSTESNKGGNDQRKDELEKNLRSPEHQRNETVSVVEVSEFKDVVSTNTIQSVPNVTGDSKVSQLIYSNPKKDQILSSSSTDKCATSVPHLKSSSSSLDSGSLLAHQDIERGTVSINNSDGDCAAPKVLETKSTTPPRPRPTPFPRAKQQENMVDKIKQLKSFWENEKKTSAQKSNSSMASTAKLNKRFTKSEFDLTTVGTEFDDVFEDDTNDKGSLSSGFSMHTLQKGKPAVIDGMSTSQFKNLRDFWGGSPKNQTGQTSPVSKSGIQRTFDQPKKHSKSVGTSKETDSFIDATSHAQVKMYNKQSERSIPVKLSESQTNTKQAALNASAKRRDTTRQESGSKSSSSNVDSDEAISHGVSHPVQTSVKHITPPKPSIGQESQPQQRKSRGKGRLNVKTNSIRRASSMFSINTDVEEQSQDVSHLQSKTSQTPNLHQVKNTTENNLPPSKKTQESSDTLPKTPTEYSLQDKEGNIQTRPSRSSEENDVQPLARSFIPPDFQHYLGITEKSDMYTPPSVTGKMDEDDYVCTSFTTSTENSCKCKCSPVRTSTPVPGSPDLQTRKGSLGQTDGHVCHNASQISAPDTPSHTKSNINCDESLVQKALKRASTRPVYHKSMDNISTSPGQNIKHMDDFEQVPSTFVETSFTTSDSEHLKQLSKSVPSFLQKESDEEESDEENSSRSGVPLKNFRQYTNLDSYSGFASMSSVSGSVASVYSSDYGSVEVQGIIQFSLNYVQKLREFHIFVIQCQNIAAVDMKKNRSDPYVKSYLVPDAANLGKRKTSVKKKTLNPIYKEILRYRVRKDYLKSQVLNLSVWHHDTFGRNSFLGETEFDLSLWNFNDTERKFLPLKPRNRSGQSLTSLQPSDLRGQIRLAVRFLPQISHSKYVPGTGEVHIWVKDCKNLPLIRSPSIDPYVKCFVLPDTSKKSRQKTRVLKKTTSPMFNHTMVYDGFRAEDLKEACIELTVWDRDRLANHLLGGLRLGMGTGKSYGALVSWMDSTPEEVDLWRRMMEAPNEWVEDILPLRMLATDKKSWK
- the sytl2b gene encoding uncharacterized protein sytl2b isoform X4, with the translated sequence MIDLSHLTEEEQAMIMAVLNRDSELKKSEEERIKQLQKEVPEEDRRKYMTGEWFYEVKSQRHQDRIHGSDIIIASMKQQQKSTIDAASALADYLTRSWGKSSSFNKNNSVDISEQPMERQLQKEVPEEDKRKHMTDEWFYDVKSEGHQDRIHGSDIIIASMKQQKPTIDAASALADYLTRSWGKSSSSFNKNNSDDISEQPMERVNQDSTPEVEEESLNRCMRSPSKPRHNPFNGIPVEPDFEETGSLFTSESELRTSSADKAFDSEVKPQEPNHAENNEFSNIVPNITPRQKPVPMKRTKIFKPQGSLSDSASSVSSQSMSTQSTSTKSVTTTEDSAIRTPAPRGILKNSSCESTVKSQLPQPILNNVHQNNYQEKDSEERRSILDSREEPNRRSLSEEPPKCPSLSKVPKSRLPVISQSQMTNLSQDIQETEKIQKRPSLNSISRVDDDKKVEDSLKPQRNTYNCLPLSSSIERGDQKISDEIMETSSHENARTTNTIQALDVMTASQPSQQRSETVESHMIVLPNVQMTRAEEHLGHAVDQQFSSSFNIADSSKKANSSTDLELESSPSAFNIKRNTNNSFESQPAVATYSPIHTPSAEHGKSITKVLEWFSRSSDSSDMLDVESNQDTEEDTKIDDIDLEDAANLKVKTRENVYLIMPRQSEENSSEVDSIFLQGTNWGHEKSIDEARPTTPKPRRRSESTHKHSPIMNPPTNFTFTDIPNTVTESDDNVFWTPDENKEDSFIRHETREEPKVELETNVIKVLQPKERTSVKEDQRPKLDSLKSFWEKENTGPKILIGRSNVPAKNEPLTLDVSTESNKGGNDQRKDELEKNLRSPEHQRNETVSVVEVSEFKDVVSTNTIQSVPNVTGDSKVSQLIYSNPKKDQILSSSSTDKCATSVPHLKSSSSSLDSGSLLAHQDIERGTVSINNSDGDCAAPKVLETKSTTPPRPRPTPFPRAKQQENMVDKIKQLKSFWENEKKTSAQKSNSSMASTAKLNKRFTKSEFDLTTVGTEFDDVFEDDTNDKGSLSSGFSMHTLQKGKPAVIDGMSTSQFKNLRDFWGGSPKNQTGQTSPVSKSGIQRTFDQPKKHSKSVGTSKETDSFIDATSHAQVKMYNKQSERSIPVKLSESQTNTKQAALNASAKRRDTTRQESGSKSSSSNVDSDEAISHGVSHPVQTSVKHITPPKPSIGQESQPQQRKSRGKGRLNVKTNSIRRASSMFSINTDVEEQSQDVSHLQSKTSQTPNLHQVKNTTENNLPPSKKTQESSDTLPKTPTEYSLQDKEGNIQTRPSRSSEENDVQPLARSFIPPDFQHYLGITEKSDMYTPPSVTGKMDEDDYVCTSFTTSTENSCKCKCSPVRTSTPVPGSPDLQTRKGSLGQTDGHVCHNASQISAPDTPSHTKSNINCDESLVQKALKRASTRPVYHKSMDNISTSPGQNIKHMDDFEQVPSTFVETSFTTSDSEHLKQLSKSVPSFLQKESDEEESDEENSSRSGVPLKNFRQYTNLDSYSGFASMSSVSGSVASVYSSDYGSVEVQGIIQFSLNYVQKLREFHIFVIQCQNIAAVDMKKNRSDPYVKSYLVPDAANLGKRKTSVKKKTLNPIYKEILRYRVRKDYLKSQVLNLSVWHHDTFGRNSFLGETEFDLSLWNFNDTERKFLPLKPRNRSGQSLTSLQPSDLRGQIRLAVRFLPQISHSKYVPGTGEVHIWVKDCKNLPLIRSPSIDPYVKCFVLPDTSKKSRQKTRVLKKTTSPMFNHTMVYDGFRAEDLKEACIELTVWDRDRLANHLLGGLRLGMGTGKSYGALVSWMDSTPEEVDLWRRMMEAPNEWVEDILPLRMLATDKKSWK